From Actinosynnema mirum DSM 43827, a single genomic window includes:
- a CDS encoding PLD nuclease N-terminal domain-containing protein, whose amino-acid sequence MPTTAQTATTIAQHAQQDPEFQIWGIALGSGVLVVLAALVVFFLAALVSILGSPQGFLLKLVWIAIVLCLPFLGCLLWFAIGRGFARREAAYAHERHGHS is encoded by the coding sequence TTGCCCACCACCGCGCAGACCGCCACCACGATCGCCCAGCACGCGCAGCAGGACCCGGAGTTCCAGATCTGGGGCATCGCGCTCGGCAGCGGGGTCCTCGTGGTCCTGGCCGCCCTGGTCGTCTTCTTCCTGGCCGCCCTGGTCAGCATCCTCGGCTCGCCGCAGGGCTTCCTGCTGAAGCTGGTGTGGATCGCGATCGTGCTGTGCCTGCCGTTCCTGGGCTGCCTGCTGTGGTTCGCGATCGGCCGGGGCTTCGCCCGCCGCGAGGCCGCCTACGCGCACGAGCGGCACGGCCACTCCTGA